A window from Staphylococcus succinus encodes these proteins:
- a CDS encoding poly-gamma-glutamate hydrolase family protein: MIIKNEYTQRFTKLNICIITLLLSFFYLFMSSFKPIYAADTYASMSELMENTEEGSDWIISTDETYSANIIAAIHGGSIEAGTTELSKIIADDGNYNYYSFEGIRSVNNSELHVTSTHYDEPIIENMQAQMSNSVMIHGAGGNEPAVYLGGSDDTLREAIKEQLERRNFNVAPTPSYLQGTSSQNIANRNAKGAGVQLELTTALRQSFFINGNLSSYSRNDPSNWSDQMYAFASAVDAALQEVNS; the protein is encoded by the coding sequence ATGATAATCAAAAATGAATACACACAGCGTTTTACTAAATTGAATATATGTATCATTACGCTCTTACTCTCATTCTTTTACCTGTTTATGTCCTCTTTCAAACCTATTTATGCTGCAGATACCTATGCTTCTATGTCAGAATTAATGGAAAATACCGAAGAGGGCTCCGACTGGATTATCTCAACGGATGAAACATATAGCGCAAACATTATTGCTGCCATACACGGAGGTAGTATTGAAGCTGGTACTACTGAGCTGTCAAAGATAATTGCTGACGATGGCAATTATAATTACTATAGTTTCGAAGGTATTCGCTCAGTTAATAATTCCGAATTACATGTAACTTCAACTCATTACGACGAACCTATTATTGAAAATATGCAAGCTCAAATGTCAAATTCTGTAATGATACACGGTGCTGGCGGGAATGAACCTGCTGTTTACCTTGGAGGCAGTGATGATACATTACGTGAAGCTATCAAAGAACAATTAGAACGTAGAAACTTTAATGTGGCACCAACGCCAAGCTATCTACAAGGCACATCATCTCAAAATATTGCAAATAGAAATGCCAAAGGGGCTGGAGTTCAATTAGAGTTAACAACTGCTCTACGCCAATCATTTTTTATTAATGGCAACCTCTCAAGTTACTCCCGAAATGATCCAAGTAATTGGAGTGATCAAATGTATGCATTTGCTAGCGCTGTAGATGCTGCTCTACAAGAAGTAAACTCATAA
- a CDS encoding pyridoxal-phosphate-dependent aminotransferase family protein: MDALKINKRLIMTPGPVSVDPRVSQAMSNSILGQFDYEFVDIMNQTMALIRQSFLTQNKWSFPIDGTSRAGLEAVIASIVKPGDDVLVPIIGRFGYLFTELVTRAGGVVHNIKKPMGEVFDQDEIIEALDRINPKVLAIVHGETSTGRLQPIDKIGHACKTRGIFSVVDAVATYQGMVIPVDDWELDAVIGGAQKCLSIPSGITPITFNDRFSEEINRRKRVELGIRSNEITEQDDFIRSNYLDLTQLQDYWSPKRLNHHTESTTSIYALYTGLKLALAEGIENRAHRHSYHQEGLKLALKALGLEIFGDESNEMKMVICVKIPQGVDDNAFRLGLLKNYGIEIAGSFGELQGKIWRIGIMGYAIEKQNILTFLSAFSIYLAYQGVDNLNLEQAVSTLLKYYETSE; the protein is encoded by the coding sequence ATGGATGCATTGAAAATTAATAAGCGCTTAATTATGACACCTGGCCCTGTAAGCGTGGACCCCCGCGTTTCTCAGGCTATGTCTAACTCTATTTTAGGTCAATTTGATTATGAATTTGTAGATATTATGAATCAAACAATGGCACTTATTCGCCAGTCATTTTTGACACAAAACAAATGGTCATTTCCTATTGATGGCACAAGTCGTGCTGGTTTAGAAGCAGTCATTGCAAGTATCGTGAAACCAGGAGATGATGTGCTCGTACCAATTATTGGTCGCTTCGGTTACTTGTTTACAGAACTTGTAACACGCGCTGGCGGAGTTGTACATAATATAAAAAAACCAATGGGAGAAGTTTTTGATCAAGATGAAATCATAGAAGCTTTAGATCGCATTAATCCAAAAGTTCTTGCAATCGTACACGGTGAAACATCTACTGGTCGTTTACAGCCTATTGATAAAATTGGCCACGCTTGTAAAACTCGTGGTATTTTTTCAGTTGTAGATGCTGTAGCTACATATCAAGGCATGGTCATCCCTGTTGATGATTGGGAATTAGATGCCGTAATCGGTGGTGCTCAAAAGTGTTTATCTATCCCTTCTGGTATCACCCCTATTACATTCAATGATAGATTTAGCGAAGAAATCAACCGTCGTAAACGTGTAGAACTCGGTATACGCTCTAATGAAATCACTGAACAAGATGATTTCATCAGAAGTAACTATTTAGATTTAACTCAGTTACAAGACTATTGGAGCCCTAAACGTTTAAATCATCACACTGAATCTACTACATCAATTTACGCTTTATATACCGGTTTAAAATTAGCACTCGCAGAAGGTATTGAAAATCGTGCCCATCGCCATAGCTATCATCAAGAAGGGTTAAAGTTAGCCTTAAAAGCATTAGGCCTTGAAATTTTTGGCGACGAATCTAATGAAATGAAAATGGTTATTTGCGTGAAAATACCACAAGGTGTAGATGACAATGCTTTTAGATTAGGATTACTCAAAAACTATGGTATCGAAATTGCAGGTTCTTTCGGCGAATTACAAGGAAAAATTTGGCGAATTGGAATCATGGGTTACGCCATAGAGAAGCAAAACATTTTAACTTTCTTATCTGCTTTTTCAATTTATCTCGCATATCAAGGCGTAGATAACCTTAACCTAGAACAAGCTGTAAGCACTTTGCTCAAATATTATGAAACAAGCGAATAA
- a CDS encoding alpha/beta hydrolase: MIKVKAPSPIFLESNQSEHAILLLHSFTGTVRDMKLLATQLNTAGFTCYVPSYKGHGLMLEALMTYDTDQWWQDVLEGYQFLVEKGYSKISVCGLSLGGLLALKLAEHKPIDSVAIMSTPYRKDDAGLADRLKYYGQRMGDLIGLEQQEITNQLNQIEDYTPELNKFQLMVEDIMSKVNQISAPITIKYGEQDDASYETSAQYIYEHISHEQKEIQGYKLCKHLMTYGEGHIEVEQDIIAFFEDYE; the protein is encoded by the coding sequence ATGATCAAAGTTAAAGCACCAAGTCCAATATTTTTGGAAAGCAACCAATCAGAACATGCTATATTATTATTACATTCATTCACAGGTACTGTACGTGATATGAAGCTATTGGCAACTCAATTAAACACTGCAGGATTTACGTGCTACGTGCCTTCATACAAAGGTCATGGGTTAATGCTTGAAGCGCTTATGACTTATGATACAGATCAATGGTGGCAAGACGTATTAGAGGGGTATCAGTTTTTAGTAGAAAAAGGATATTCGAAAATTAGTGTCTGTGGTCTATCTTTAGGTGGATTATTAGCATTGAAATTAGCAGAGCACAAACCGATTGATTCAGTTGCAATCATGTCCACACCGTATAGAAAAGACGACGCTGGGCTTGCTGATAGATTAAAATATTATGGGCAGCGTATGGGGGATTTAATTGGGTTAGAGCAACAGGAAATAACTAATCAACTAAACCAAATTGAAGACTATACTCCTGAATTAAACAAGTTCCAGCTAATGGTAGAAGATATCATGTCAAAGGTTAACCAAATTAGTGCACCTATTACGATAAAATACGGTGAACAAGATGATGCGTCATATGAAACAAGTGCGCAATACATATATGAACATATTTCACATGAACAAAAAGAGATTCAAGGATATAAGTTATGCAAACATTTGATGACCTATGGTGAAGGTCATATTGAAGTTGAACAAGATATCATAGCCTTTTTTGAAGATTATGAATAA